The sequence below is a genomic window from Candidatus Oleimmundimicrobium sp..
ATGTCTTATCAAATAAAAATTGAGGGTTTTGAAGGACCTTTTGACCTTCTTTTAAATTTAATAATGAAACAAAGACTTGATATTTATGATGTCCCAATTGCTGAAATAACCGAACAATATCTCTCTTATGTTGAGCAATTACAGACTGTGAATTTGGAAACTGCCAGCGAATTTTTGCTGGTTGCAGCCACACTGGTGGAAATGAAATCTGCAAATCTTCTTCCAGGAAAGGTTGAATATTTTGAGGAGGATGAAATCTCCCCCAAAGAGGCAAGGCAAAACCTTGTTGCTCGTTTAGTTGAGTATAAAAAATTTAAAAACGCTTCCTTAAGTTTAGCTACGAGGCTGGAATCGGAGAGCCGGTATTATAAACGGGAAGTAGGTCCGGAGGAAAAATTTCTCAAACTTTTGCCCGATTTTTTAAAAGACGTGTCAATTGACGATTTAGCCGATGCGATAATAAAACTTCTTGTCAAGAAAAATGCCTTAATTATTGATACTTCACATGTGATTCCCACATCCATCGATATTAAGAAAATTTTTTCAACGGCAGCTGACAAGTTAAGGCGTACAAAAAATCAAACTTTTCGTGAACTTACGGCCGATTGCAAAAACAAAGCTGAGATA
It includes:
- a CDS encoding segregation/condensation protein A produces the protein MSYQIKIEGFEGPFDLLLNLIMKQRLDIYDVPIAEITEQYLSYVEQLQTVNLETASEFLLVAATLVEMKSANLLPGKVEYFEEDEISPKEARQNLVARLVEYKKFKNASLSLATRLESESRYYKREVGPEEKFLKLLPDFLKDVSIDDLADAIIKLLVKKNALIIDTSHVIPTSIDIKKIFSTAADKLRRTKNQTFRELTADCKNKAEIVAYFLVILEFYKNSLLKINQAENFGEIEMKFCESSMPENNGGGLWSLT